The sequence tttACCTGGTGTAGCAATTTCTGAACATCAGTTATTTCCAATGCCTCTATTATTTGGGGTATGGCCGCTATACCTCTGCAGGGACCATTACCACCATGGCAAACTCCAATTTAAGCTCCAGAAATCAAGTTGGAGACACTTGCCCATGTGCACACTCAAATGATGAGCTGGCACTTGAGAAGAGCCAACAGAAAGGGCAGACCAGTCTCTTTCCAGTCTACCTGCCTTCTGCCTTTAAAGATTTATATGAGGGACTGGCTTGTCACTGGAAAATAAGAAATGACCTGTGCAAAGGAATttcttggcaaaaaaaaataaataagtaactgaAAAACTACATCTCCCAGAAGGAATCATTCTACAGTTACAGGTCCTTTAAATTACAACCTTTATCTTACTTTACTAGATTTAAACCTCATCTCCTGATTCACATCTAACCACGGTCACATTTCAATGTCATTGTAAGTGATATCAGGTATCAGTGGGGAAGAGATGAAAGAGGAGCTATTTGAATGTTATGACTATATTCAAAAGCAACCCTCTTCATGAAAGATGGTTCCTCTCTCTCAGTCGGTCAAGTTTCTCCACTTAGATGTTACCAGGATCTTTGATAAATCATTGTCTTTTTCCCTGAATAGttccttctgtttccctctgGGTTTTGTTTAAGCTTTGATCCATGTTTCACCTGGGCATATGGAAGCATACAGAATGCTATTTAAATCATCCAAAGCTCCAATTTCATACTGTTTTGTGTCTATGAGTAGTGGGATGATGGACAATTAGACATCACTAGCTTTCTACTACCAGAACTTATAATTccttaaaattcaatttttatttaaataagaagGGAAAAGACAGCTAGAGTAAGACTAACAGAAGGGAAGCATGTTCTTGAGCACCCACTATAGTTTCACATAAATGATTTCATTCTCACTCTAGCCCTTTATAACTTGTTAGCCTGCTACGTGTttatttaaagatgagaaaactgtgatTCAAAGAAATGTTAATTGGTTACACTGACAGAGTCAGTCAGTAGGGGTGTTGAATTTGAACATCGGTCTACCCGACCCCAGTGCTTTCTTCACTGTGACTTGCTGCCACAATGATAGTGCCACTTGATTAAGGAGCAATTGTCATTGTTTAAATGAAATGCATTTATTGCATACCACCCTTTGgaatattgccaaataatatttccaTAGTATTGTTCATTTCATAGCAATGATGTCACTTTAACACTAATTCCTTTACCGTTTGCGAGGAATTCCTATCAGATCTTAGTCAGATCACATAGCACTTGGGGAGAAATATACAACCCAATAAACCAGCACTGGAAGCCGAGATGGAAAATGTTTCCAAAGCCACGGTGGCCTTGCTTTTGGTGCTCAGATATCTGGGTATAAAAGAAATCCACACACTACAGAAAACCAGCATGCTGAATGTGATTATTTTTGCCTCATTGAAATTGTCTGGTAGCTGTGTGGCCAGAAAAGCAATAGTCAAGCTCAGAAGTGCTAGAAAGTCCAAGTAACCCAGAACACAGTAGAAAGCAGTAGCGGATCCCTCGTTACATTGAAGGATGATTAGGTCCAACTCTGATTGTGTGTTAATATCAGGGAAAGGGGGAGAAGTTCCCAACCAGATTGTGCAGATACATACTTGAATGAGGGAACCACTGTAGATGATAGTATTTGAGAATTGGGTCACCATCCATATTTGCAGCATGTTTCCTGGTTTCATGGCTTTGAAGGCTACAAGCACAATGCAGGTCTTTGTGCTAAAATAGCAGAAATAACCACAGGAAATATAAATAACTCCAAAGAATGTTTGTCCTAGGATGCAGGTAACTAGGCTAGGACAACCAAGTAAAGTCAAAAAGCAGAGGAAGCAAAGTATTAGGGAAACGAGGAAGATATAACCGATATTTTGATTTTTGCTCTGACAGTGGGTATGTCTCAAAACTGGATAAATAGTCCTCAAGTCAGAGCAGTTAGGATAGAGGAACGAAAGGCCATAGAATCCAAAACAGCTCCTAGAAGATATTCATGGGACCAAAAAAGTTATAATTTGGAGGAGGCACTGATTGCTTATTTGAACATTGGTCTTCAGGGTATTGATACATTGATCCATATCTGAAAGGGATACAGCTTGATTTATTATAGCCCATCAGTCATTTCccaaatatatgtataaagcAAATATATCTTGAACAGAAACATATTTGAATTCTGAGGTAAATGTACCTAATTACATTCATTAGATCataacattgaaaaataaataaccacTTCCATTCATGGGAGAGAAATCACCTATTATACATTTAAAtccaaaaatatacagaaatagtGAGTTGAATTGAACAATAAGAGAGCCAAGAATTTAGAAAGTAACaatgaaggaaaaacacagactatataaaatcatatttgaTCATGtatgaaaggaagagagaagacctTCTGAGGTTTCTGGGCTTTAATTTAATTAACCTAGAAAATAGATAGtcctaatgtttattgagtatctatGTTATAGTAAATGCTTTCTTTAAGGTTATAACTTGATTTTGATAGCAGTTTTACAAGCGATTTACCATTATTTAGTGCTTAAAGAATAACAATGAAAGGGAGAAATTTTAGaggtaaatattttgaagaaatttcaaaacaaacagTGAAGTGTTAAGTTTTGTGCATTAAGATCTGACCTCATTCAATCTGAAGGACAATTAACAAGTTAGCAACAGTAAGACCTTacctattgataattactttaaatgtaatggattaaattatccaattaaaaggcacagagtggttgatggggttaaaaaaaaaaagacaaacaaaacaagacccaactacatGCTACCTAAAAAAACTCACTTCAGCTTTTAGGACacacataggctcaaagtgaaataatagaaaaacacaTCCCATgtaaatagaaactaaaaaaacATGCATtcttatatcaaacaaaatagactttcagtCGAAAACTTCGataggagacaaagaaggtcataaTATAATGATAAAGTGGTCGATTTATCAAGaggataaaacaattataaatatgtgtgcATCCAATATGCTTCATTTCCACAATACAAACCAACGGGTGCTCTCATAGGACTTGGAAATATGACTCACTGGCAAAAGTCTAGCAAGCTTGCGTTCATCCTGTCTATATTTGCCCAGaacatttaaagtattttctaatatcAGTTTCAAGTTCAATCTCGTCATAGTTCAGTAGTGACTTCTGATACTCCACTTCAGGCCTACTTACCAGTTTTCTCATGGATTCTGGCTATCATCTTAAAATGACTTGCACTCGGTTCTCATCGAGGTTTTACAATGAGTCTCGGTTACAGAATGAGCTGTATGAAGAGTTCCTGAAATCCCCAAATGTACTTGTGTCCACCAGAGTTCCTGCAGAAAGAGATGACATATTCCAAGGGGGTGATTGACAAGAGTTCCATGAGAGGACTGTTtacaaggtgtgggcagggttaaGGAAGCCAACAGCGATGATGGAGCAGCATCCGGGAGCAACAGCTAGAGAGGGATTGTCCACACACCCTCTGACCTGAAGAGCAAGGGCTGCCATCACTACTACATCCGGAGAGAGGGTTCAGCGCTGTAGGCGGGAGACTTGGATAGGCTCTGTACCCTTCAGCAGAAGAATAGAGCCCCCCTGCCATACCCTGAAGGTGCTTCCCATGGTCAATCCTAAACAAGGGAACCCACTGATGTCCTCCATAACGGTCAGCCTCTCAGGGCACAGAAAAAGGTGCAGAGGGTAGAGATTGGATCTGGAAGCAAATGGGCAATATTCACCACAGTTAGAATTGTATACTGTGAAAGTGTCATTTATTCCTAAATTagtttacagattcaatgtatttctatgttaaaatgttattttttgaaacgtgactttaaatttttctcataaaCCTGTGATGCAGAACAAAAGTGTGGAAACTAAAAGCAATGAAGGTGTGTACGTCTTACCAAATAGTTAAACACATTAACACACTACAATAATAACATACTTTTGAATCTAGTGAAGGAATAGTCCCGTAGTAATGTAGATACGTAAAAAGGGAATTTGATGTACAAAACAGATGGGTATTTCAGTTATATGTGTGAAAATAAATAACCACATAAAATATTAAAGCTGGATTCCTATGTCAATTCTTACATGAAAtaaatttcaatattattttataatactgGTGAATAATTTATCATCTTGAAGTGCAGAAATCTTTTCTAAGCATAGCACAACATAAAGGAGTAATAAAGGAGATCTTAGTAAATTTTACTACCTGAAAATGTAAAGGCTTCTATACcaccactaaataaataaatagattaaaaaataaataaagtcaaagaCACTAAACTGGGTGAAATATTTGCCATGCATGTGAATAATATATGGATAATTCCTAAGTGTGTAtttttacaaatcaataagaaacagatgaaatataCCCTCCCCCAAATTATCTATAGTTATGAAGAGtttctaagaaaataaagacaagcaAATTGAACTAAAAGATTATTAACTTCATTTGTAAttaatgaaatacaaaaaaagattGAGATAACATTTTCTGCCTCTCAGATCGgatattttaaagtttgatagtgtccaaTGTTGGTAAGGGTTTAGAGAAACTTGTAAGTTATATACTATGAGGTAAACATGTAATTTGGTACCGAATTCTTAGATGACAATGTATTGTTgtctattataaattttaaacatgtataCTTTTCAATAAGACAATTCTACCATTAGCAATTTATCCTGTGACTATAATCAAACAAGTATGCAAAGGTAGATGTGCTGTTGCCTCTAGGCTACGTAATCagccagaatctgcattttcacggAGGCCTTACCCTCTGTCTTTAGAAAGCCAAACAGCTGAATGTCTACCTGTAGGTCACTTCCGGAGCCCCGTGACTTGTGTGCCATCATTGTTCACGCAATCACATAGGTAATCATCTTATTTAACCAATGTCAGTAATATAAACTTCGTATTTGTTTGGGTTTATTGTTAATATTTGTACATTTGTTTAAATATAATCAAGCATTTGACCAGTAAATTGAATCAAAAAGCTCTTTACAtgatttatatgttgaagctcttTTCAGTGTGATGAAATATAAATCTATATGTATTATCAACAATAAAATGCTACAGTAATAGTTTTGAAAAACCTGCTAAATTTATATACAAAGTTAAATATCAGGAACTTCACTTAATAATGAACTAATATTAAATAGaaacttttattataaaagttctttattttaaaattataaagttaataaggacattgatgaaagatacagtattttaaaaatgaaatatctttaataaaatcattcataaaaatttaaataatatacttagcacacatttataaaatttgaGAAAGTAACACAAATGTAATAGAAATTAACTGTATCATAATTCTAATCTTTGCAGAATACCTCTGTTAGAcataataatctttaaaaatgaaataaatgatttttgacacttaatttccatttaggtctttttttttttttttttttttttttgcggtacgcgggcctctcactgctgtggcctctcctgttgcggagcacaggctccggacgcgcaggcgcagcggccatggctcacgggcccagccgctccgctgcacgtgggatcctcccagaccggggcacgagcccgcgtcccccacatcggcagacggactctcaaccactgcgccaccagggaagccctccatttaggtcttttaagATGAATTCTTTTCGggaatttttcacattttacaaagATAAATTAGCAGCAGAATATCAAttttgccacctcaaaatatcATAAGGGagaaaaattcatgaaaaaatatatttaataaggaAGAATGTTTCACTGTTGTTAAAGAATATGAACAAGAAGGGATTAGAGAAAAGTTAAGTATCCAAAAATATCTTGTTCTCTACTCTCCCACGAGGAAGAGGAAGTGTTTGTCCCGTATGGAAAATTTGTGGCATTATGGTCACAAGAGTAATATATTACCTGCCTTGTTGAGTAATTAATGTTCCTGCACTGTAATGTCCTTGTGTTATATTTACATAATAAGGTttcaatattaaattataatgaaaagaattgcctTCAGACAAAATATAAGATTTCTTTTTATATCCCAGAATGTTATTCTGTGAAAGCTCAAGCCAAGTATTGATTTTAACACTTGGCCATGAATCACTGGGCAGAAAATTGTGCACCTGCAAATATGTGTAAGTTGTTGCCTCATTGGTTAGAGTGACAAAAAAACTGGACATGATTTAAATGTCCTTCAAAAGTTCCTGGTCTATAAATtatggaaaaatttaaacattagaaATAAGAAGATAAACTCCAAATACATTGAtgaatataaaagtaattttcaaAGCATAAAAGCATGCATGGTATGATCTTATctgcataaaaatgaataaatgaataatgcataaaaatgaatatacagTATATAGAATCTGCACTtacatataaactttaaaaaactctCAAAGTAGATACAAGAAATTGTTGGCTGTGATTGACTTTACAAGAATGTACTAAGGATAGATGGGAGGTCTTTTACCTgtcatatttttctcatattattaactataaaaatattatttttataatttgggGAAAAGTgataaaacaaaggataaaatcaTATACATATTTTGGCTGGTTAAAACAAGATTATTAGTTATTTAATTATAGTAGttaattatatattcattaaattATTAATGCATAATTGTTTATTAATATTGATTCCTGCTGattgataataataaataatggaCTGTGGTCAGTGTGATTTATCATTTAATAATTCATATAACTCACCCATtagataatttctctttttaccaGTCAAAAGCCGTTTGCTGATAGTACACATTAAATTGCATATGTTTAcaatataaatgtgtataatttttaaacattctgtAATTAATCTATGTAACTGTTAAATGGAGAATGCAGAGGGAATTGACCAATACACTGGAATAATAAAAAGTCCCTTTGAAAATAGGGCTATTTTCAAACACACAGAAAGTCTATGAGTCATCGGGTGTGGGGATTACcaggttttttatatatatatatatatatgaaactaacatgaatttaaatattatataaatatatatatgaaactaacATGAATTTAAATCAACTGAGACCAGTTGAtcttattcttaagtattttatagtAATGAGACATTACTATATCCAACTAATCTTCCAGAAAGGCACTATATTCTAATGTCTAATTGAAATTGCTTCTTCTGACATTCAAATTCATTTTTACCATTAGGAGGAATAGGctacaatataaaacaaaaactccCAAATAATCCAGAACAATAGAATTAAACTTCCTACTGAACCTCCAAAGCCTCAGAAGCTGCGTTATGATGTAAGAAATTGAGCTGAGTTTCAAAGCACATAGTCATGCTACATGAGGCTGTTCAACTGAGTCGGACCTGTAAAATAGCCTAGTGGTCAACACTTGATAACAGACATAAAAATCCACAATAATAGACTGTTTAAGACCTGCaaatgaaagaggaaggaaaaacatGACAGATGAAAAGAAATTCACCTCGCTAAGGTATAAATACATATACTATGTGCCCAGCTCTATGCCAAATGGTGTGTCTCCTTTTCAGTTAATGAATGTGTAAAAGTAAAGATCAAAgtgaataaaaaactaaaaatagaactaccttatgacccagcaatcccactcctgggcatataccctgagaaaaccataactcgaAAAGAGTCATgcagctgtgacgaagtgagagagtggcagggacatatatacagtatcaaatgtaaattagatagctagtgggaagctgccgcatagcacagggagatcacctctgtgctttgtgaccacctagaggggtgggatagggagggtgggagagagggtgatgcaagagggaagagatatgggaacatatgtatatgtataactgattcactttgttgtaaaggaaaaactagcacactactgtaaaacagttatactccaataaagaagtttaaaaaaaaaaaaaagatacatgcaccccaatgttcactgcagcaccaattacaatagtcaggacatggaagaaacctaaatgtccatcgacagaggaataggtaaagaagatttggtacatatatacaatggagtatgactcagccataaaaaagaacaaaataataccatttacagcAACCTGGATAGACATAGAGATTGttataccgagtgaagtaagtcagacacagaaagacaaatatcatatgatatcacttatatgtggaatctaaaacaaagggtacaaatgaacttatttacaaagcagaagtaGGGTCACAAATGTAGATAACGAAGTTATGGTTATCAGGGGATAGATAAGTGGgaagagagataaattgggagattgggattgacatatacacactgctgtatataaaatagataactaataagaacctgtagagcacagggaactctactcaatactccataatggcctatatgggaaaagaatcttaaaaaaaaaaaaaaaaagagtggatctatgtctatgtataagtgattcactttgctgtacacctgaaattaacacaacattgtaaatcaactagactccaataaaaattttttagggcttccctggtggcgcagtggttgagagtctgcctgccgatgcaggagacacgggttcgtgccctggtccgggaggatcccacatgccgcggagcggctgagcccgtgggccatggctgctgggcctgcgcgtccggagcctgtgctccgcgacgggagaggccacaacagtgagaggcccgcataccgaaaaaaaaaaaaaaaaaaaaaaaaaaagaaaaaaaaaaattttttttaaagattaaagatCAAAGTGAAATTGGGAGTGCAGAGGTAAGCTCCACAGGTGTCAAGGAAAAATTTAGGGATGAGTTAAGTctggaagaaagcagaaaaattttATCgaccaaaataaaacaatattttttaagccCCTCATATCTCCCCAAGGCTAGTCTGTTTTGTTAGTActtaaaatgttatcatttccCCATTTTGTTGTTTCCTGGAGTGAGGAGATTGACTTGCTGCCCAATAAATTCCCTTGTCCTCCTTATGCAATAAAGGAAATCCTGACTTAAACACACAGCCACAGAGCAGGTTAATTTTCTTAAGTCTTGGGGTTGAGCTTCCTAAAACACAGATAAAGTATTCATCCTTAAAGATTCCTTTTCTTTGAATCTTACCAACAAAACACTCTTATACTTAGAAACTGAGGAGCGAGacggagaggaggagggagagacagaaagagaaaggatggATTCATCCAAATCATCTGCATCACAAAGCACAGGTAAAATTTGCAACTATCCCATTTCTTTCATAGACCTTTTTGTGGAAGAGATGTTTAATATGTTGGGGCTAGGACAATAGAAAATATCCAGTAGAGTaaaagaggagagacagagaatgaAAGAGAGGAAAGTAAAAGAGGATGGTTAGACTAGATGTTACATTGGATTGCTGGAGATTGAGTTTAGGGAGAGCCACCCTTTCCATAGTTCATTGTGtccccttgggcaagtcacttcacatcTCTGCAACTCACTCTCCTTGTAGGTAAAATGTGtgttgggagggaggaggagaggaactaCTAGATCATCAATGTTTTATCTGACTGACTTACAAGGGACTTGGAAAAGGAGACACTGAAAAGAGGAGAGCACGAGAGAGGTAAGAAAATCAGGGAAGagtgagagggagaaagagagagagaaagatagggaaagaaggggagaaatCTGGGAGAGTTAGAAAGGAAAAATTGCACATCTCTCCGAGTCTATGAGTCAGAGTCTTAAAGTTAGTGATGAATTACTCCGGTGGTTGCATAAGTGTGGTCCCCAGGCCAGCAGCGTCCTAAGCTCCTGGGAACTTGTTGGTTCCATACCAGCTCTACTGAATTTTTAACCTGGAGGTGAGGCCccacaatctgtgttttaacaagccctccaaatgattctgatgcatgctgaagtttgagaattACTCAATATAGACAAAGCAAGTGAAAGGAGATAAGCAGGGTAACAGGAATTTCTTATATCTCTTTTGTCGATTTTAAGGGAAGATTGACCATGTCTGTGTCTTTCTTCAGAAAGAGGATGCTTCTTTTCCCAAGTGTTCTTATGGACCGTTGCTGGGCTCTGCATCCTGCTACTGAGTGCCTGTTTTATCACCAGATGTATTGGTGAGTTCTGAAGGTCAAATTCAAGCTCCCTGGTGAATGCTAGGAGTGAATTCTTCCTTGTTGCCTGTGAGTTCTCTTCTCCCACAAAGGGTATTTCTATTCCAATTTTCCCCCTATTTATCTCAAGCCAGAAATCCCAACCAGTATAAAACTGTTACCAAATTTCAGTGACCTGGGACACATTTTTCACGGTACacatcttttatctccttagtgGCCCTGAgtcccccacccacacccccgtACCCTTGTCATTAGTGTAACCCTGCTCTGATATCCTAGCCAGAGGCACAACAAATCACTTCTTGGAAGGAAGGTTTGAGGGGTTAGACTTGCCATAAGAGAGAGCGCAAACACATTGGTTTTCTTTGGGTCTTTGGGCCTGAAAAAAAGTACGTTTATTTTCATAAATCAGGAAGACCATGAAATGtgaattctctcttctttctttgagtAAGTAAACCTCGGTTCCTCTCTATGCTGAAGGAAAAGTAGATAGTAAGGAAATATCATAATTATTGGTACTTTTATAACTACAGAGatgataaaatgtatttttgtcaAGAGTAATGAACATTAACTGTGCCCCTCTCCTTACAGTGACATATCACACCTTTCAGCTCTGTGATGAGAAAAAGTTCCAGCCACCTGAGGATGTCACGGAGTTCTCCTGCTATAATGATGGATTAAGTATAATAGTCCTCAAATTTGAACAGCTAAATTTACCCATCAACATTTTCTGGCTTCTAGATTGATTTGGGGATAAACAAAGTAGTCGAGTTAGGTCCTGTTTTGTAAAAGCAGAATGCAAAATCTTGCCTGTACTGTCAGAGAATAATGAGGAGTTGGTaagaggacaggaataaaacttTGGAAGTGCAATTAGCATTGGGGCAGGACACTTTGCAGACATTATAGCAAACTTGTAGAATAAATTTGAGGTATATGTCTGAAGAGTCAACCTAGAAGTGGAAGGTGTTATTCCCAGAAGtgcactttttgtttttattcatcacCTGCTTCCAAAATgaggtgaaggagaaaaaaatgcatggagtaagaaatttggaaaatacctCAGAAGTACGCCCCCTATACTCTTCCATATATTCCTGACCCAAGTCTTAGCAAAATGCTACATGACAGTAGAAAATGACTTCTTTCTCTGGGCTATAATTTCCTCACCATTAAATTGAGAGAGActgtactatttatttatttatttatttatttttaattttttaatagatctttattggagtataaatacttcacaatactgtgttagtttctgttgtacaccaaagtgaatcagccaatgcatacatatgtctccacatctcctccctcttgagaatccctcccaccctccgtatcccaccaccataggtcaccacaaagcacctagcttacctctctgtgctatgcggctgcttccccctagctaacTAGTTtgcattcagtagtgtatatatgtcgatgctactctcactttgcccagcttcagcctcccaccccatgtcctcaaggccattctccatgtctacatctttattcctgccctgcaactaggttcatcagtaccatttttctttttttttttagattccatatatatacattagcatacagtatttgtttttctctttctgacttacttcgctctgtatgacagactctaggtccatccaactcactacaaataactcaatttcgtttctttttatggctgcgtaatattccattgtatatatgtgctacatcctctttatccattcatctgtcaatggacatttaggttgcttccatctcctggctattgtaaatagagctgcaatgaacaatgtggtacatctctttttgatttatggttttctcagggtatatgcccagtagtgggattgctgggtcatatggtagttctatttttagttttttaaggaacctccatactgttttccatagtgattgtatcaacttacattctcaccaacagtgcaggagggttcccgtAAACTTCAAAGACTTAAATTCTATAAGTCTAAGAACTGTAGCCCAACGGGACCACCAGTTTGGAGATTCTGCGGAGGGTACATTGTTTGGGCAACATGAGAGGTGGTTGCTCAGAGGTCACTCAGATAAAATGCATAATTTTTCTCTGAACTTGGAAGTCTATGAACAGATAATAGGGTTCCGTGTCAGTAGCATAACAGGGGTTCCAAGGCTTCGGATGATAAATGAGGAACTTTATGGGTCCAGAGGAAGGTTTCTGTTATCTTACCCAGTTCTGTAACTTACCCAGGTCTGTGAGGACTCTCACAGAAACTTCTCTCCTTCTAGGTTCAGTCAAGAGTTGCTGTCCATTGAACTGGGTACATTTTCAATCCAGctgctatttattttctactgACACCATGACGTGGACAGCAAGCTTAAAAAACTGCTCGAGCATGGGAGCTCATCTGGTGGTTATCAACACAGAGGAGGAGCAGGTAGTTGGAGTTCAGCTTCCTC is a genomic window of Kogia breviceps isolate mKogBre1 chromosome 12, mKogBre1 haplotype 1, whole genome shotgun sequence containing:
- the LOC131767360 gene encoding C-type lectin domain family 4 member E-like yields the protein MDSSKSSASQSTERGCFFSQVFLWTVAGLCILLLSACFITRCIVTYHTFQLCDEKKFQPPEDVTEFSCYNDGLSSVKSCCPLNWVHFQSSCYLFSTDTMTWTASLKNCSSMGAHLVVINTEEEQEFLYSMKPKKKEFYIGLTDQVTESQWQWVDGTPFTKSLSFWDIGEPNNIATVEDCATIRDSSNPRQNWNDMPCFFNMFRICEMPERKVEQR